In Candidatus Rokuibacteriota bacterium, one genomic interval encodes:
- the tig gene encoding trigger factor — translation MAEPATLEHIGPRAVGGLPAAWPNPPRSNYIGEMKVAVEELEACKRRLQVEAPEDLVRQAWEEAYGRVQRQARLPGFRKGHVPRTLVKLHFADEVRREVANRLIPEVYRRALAEAGLLPVEEPELQDVTLEEGIPLKFTAVVEIKPAITLGTYRGLRVQQAPTPVTDAEVEQALGHLREHHAEFRSVERAATHGDLVIVDYTLLPDAMEPRSERGYAFLVGSQSVLPEIDAAVTGLPPGEEREVPVRFPEDHPREELRGRAGTARVKAVEVKEKVLAALDDEFARGLGEYEDLAALRAAVRKELEAQRERENRRALEEGVVEVLLAGHAFQVPEAMVLRQMGHAIGHTRERIRRQGVDPDKIPWDYEKLASELRPGAEKAVRRALLLEAIAEREGLNPSDDDVTREVERVAAATKRPAPAVRRLMEQSGDLDSLRLALREARVLDFLIEHATIDVS, via the coding sequence ATGGCCGAACCCGCCACGCTCGAACACATCGGGCCTCGCGCGGTGGGTGGCCTGCCTGCGGCATGGCCGAACCCGCCACGCTCGAACTACATCGGTGAGATGAAAGTCGCGGTCGAAGAGCTCGAGGCGTGCAAGCGGCGGCTGCAGGTCGAGGCCCCGGAGGACCTCGTCCGGCAGGCCTGGGAGGAGGCGTACGGGCGTGTCCAGCGCCAGGCCCGCCTGCCGGGGTTCAGGAAAGGGCACGTGCCCCGCACTCTGGTGAAGCTCCACTTCGCCGACGAGGTGCGTCGCGAGGTCGCTAACCGGCTGATCCCCGAGGTCTACCGCCGGGCGCTGGCGGAGGCCGGCCTGTTGCCGGTGGAGGAGCCCGAGCTCCAGGACGTGACTCTCGAGGAGGGGATCCCCCTCAAGTTCACTGCGGTCGTCGAGATCAAGCCCGCCATCACCCTCGGGACGTACCGGGGTCTCCGGGTGCAGCAGGCGCCGACCCCGGTGACCGACGCGGAGGTGGAGCAAGCGCTCGGGCACCTGCGGGAGCACCACGCCGAGTTCCGGAGCGTGGAGCGGGCGGCCACGCACGGCGACCTGGTCATCGTGGACTACACGCTCCTGCCTGACGCGATGGAGCCGCGGAGCGAGCGGGGGTACGCCTTCCTCGTCGGCTCTCAGTCGGTGCTTCCGGAAATCGACGCGGCGGTGACCGGTCTCCCGCCCGGCGAGGAGCGCGAGGTCCCGGTGCGCTTCCCCGAGGATCACCCGCGCGAGGAGCTCCGGGGCAGGGCCGGGACGGCCCGGGTTAAGGCGGTGGAGGTCAAGGAGAAGGTGCTCGCCGCGCTGGACGACGAGTTCGCGCGGGGCCTCGGCGAGTATGAGGATCTGGCAGCCCTGCGCGCCGCGGTGAGGAAAGAGCTGGAAGCCCAGCGCGAGCGGGAGAACCGTCGCGCTCTGGAGGAGGGGGTCGTGGAGGTCCTGCTCGCCGGGCACGCCTTCCAGGTGCCCGAGGCGATGGTGCTCCGCCAGATGGGCCACGCGATCGGGCACACCCGCGAGCGGATCCGGCGGCAGGGGGTGGACCCCGACAAGATCCCGTGGGACTACGAGAAGCTGGCGTCGGAGCTCCGGCCGGGGGCGGAAAAGGCCGTGAGGCGCGCGCTCCTGCTCGAGGCGATCGCCGAGCGCGAAGGCCTGAACCCATCGGACGACGACGTCACGCGCGAGGTGGAACGGGTTGCCGCGGCGACCAAGCGCCCGGCCCCGGCCGTGCGTCGGCTGATGGAGCAGAGCGGCGACCTGGACAGCCTTCGCCTGGCCCTGCGGGAGGCCCGGGTCCTTGACTTTTTGATCGAGCACGCCACTATTGATGTATCCTAG
- a CDS encoding ATP-dependent Clp protease proteolytic subunit has translation MALVPIVVEQTPRGERAFDIFSRLLKERIIFLPTFIEDELANLVIAQMLFLEAEDPDKDIFLYINSPGGAVTAGMAIYDTMQYVKPSISTIC, from the coding sequence ATGGCCCTGGTTCCGATCGTGGTCGAGCAGACCCCCCGCGGGGAGCGGGCGTTCGACATCTTTTCCCGTCTCCTGAAGGAGCGGATCATTTTCCTCCCGACCTTCATCGAGGACGAGCTGGCCAACCTGGTCATCGCTCAGATGCTGTTCCTCGAGGCCGAGGATCCCGACAAGGACATCTTCCTCTACATCAACTCCCCGGGCGGCGCGGTTACCGCGGGGATGGCGATCTACGACACCATGCAGTACGTGAAGCCCTCCATCTCCACGATCTGCAT
- a CDS encoding CHASE2 domain-containing protein, whose product MPRLDLSAGPGRQRRRRAGLEHLLRRRARRYGKAIRLSLQGSTARLWFRGLALGLAIALASVLGFLEGVERWGLNMQFHLRGPRPPQTPIVIVSIDEDSFDELNLPWPWPRALHAEFLDIVSRGRPAVIGLDLLFAEPSSFGPDDDVALAEAVARVGNVVLPGAMTVVRESFYSKVDLNPPLPSIRRGAAGFGPVNFYPDDDAFVRWAHLSQIYQGQELSHFDLHLYRLAVKAGMPSRPFGGSSFLINYRGGPRTFPTVPYYRILNGEVGPQVFTGRIVLVGATSPVLHDVFPTPFATQGNMPGVEIHANVLETLFQGIPIQRVPWPLKGLLALAGGVLAVWITNRMRPLHALGVVVVAGSLSAGVGFAAFVWGRLWLDVAPVPASLLIGYVATVVENFIQEQREKRRLSRFFSPAVVKEIVRHKDDVNLGSTRRRMTVLFSDIRGFTSMSEKMAPEEVVTFLREYLTEMTEAVFKHGGTVDKYIGDAIMALYNVPFYQPDHAERAVRTALEFQQRLRPLAARFHAKYGGDLRCGVGVNTGDAVVGTIGAEQRLEYTAIGDAINLGSRLESVTKDFKVSIVISESTYQEVQGQFVTRYLGEVRVKGKEIPVKIYEVAEADARRELRLPMDTSVTISDGEISVLASVSDLSLSGMAARGLPKQFAEGQVVDIRLELPALPQPVDVKGEVSWSVEDRAGFRFLEIKPADQAAIAELVSGRGAPAPEA is encoded by the coding sequence ATGCCGAGACTTGACCTCTCCGCGGGGCCTGGCAGACAGCGCAGGCGCCGAGCCGGGCTCGAACACCTCCTGCGCCGCCGAGCGCGGCGGTACGGGAAGGCGATCCGGCTCTCACTCCAGGGTAGCACCGCACGCCTCTGGTTCCGCGGGCTCGCGCTCGGTCTCGCCATCGCGCTGGCCTCGGTGTTGGGCTTCCTGGAGGGCGTGGAACGGTGGGGCCTCAACATGCAGTTCCACCTCCGGGGTCCCCGCCCGCCGCAGACTCCGATCGTCATCGTCTCCATCGACGAGGACTCCTTCGACGAACTGAACCTGCCCTGGCCCTGGCCGCGGGCGCTCCACGCCGAGTTCCTGGACATCGTCAGCCGGGGGCGGCCAGCCGTGATCGGCCTCGACCTGCTGTTCGCCGAGCCGTCGTCGTTCGGGCCCGACGACGACGTGGCGCTCGCCGAGGCCGTGGCGCGCGTGGGCAACGTCGTCCTGCCGGGGGCCATGACCGTGGTACGCGAGAGCTTCTACAGCAAGGTGGATCTCAACCCGCCCCTCCCATCCATCCGCCGGGGAGCGGCCGGCTTCGGCCCTGTCAACTTCTATCCGGACGACGACGCCTTCGTCCGGTGGGCCCACCTGAGCCAGATCTATCAGGGCCAGGAGCTCTCCCACTTCGACCTCCATCTCTACCGGCTCGCGGTGAAAGCGGGGATGCCGTCGCGGCCGTTCGGGGGGTCGAGCTTCCTGATCAACTACCGGGGCGGCCCGCGGACCTTCCCCACGGTCCCCTACTACCGCATCCTCAACGGCGAGGTCGGGCCGCAGGTCTTCACGGGGAGAATCGTCCTCGTCGGGGCGACCAGCCCGGTGCTCCACGACGTCTTCCCCACCCCGTTCGCGACCCAGGGCAACATGCCCGGGGTGGAGATCCACGCCAACGTCCTCGAGACGCTCTTCCAGGGGATCCCGATCCAGCGGGTCCCGTGGCCGCTCAAGGGCCTGCTCGCCCTGGCCGGCGGCGTCCTGGCCGTCTGGATCACGAACCGGATGCGTCCCCTCCACGCCCTCGGCGTCGTCGTCGTCGCTGGCTCACTGTCCGCCGGTGTCGGGTTCGCCGCGTTCGTGTGGGGGCGTCTCTGGCTCGATGTCGCGCCGGTCCCGGCGAGCCTGCTGATCGGCTACGTCGCCACGGTCGTGGAGAACTTCATTCAGGAGCAGCGCGAGAAGCGCCGGCTCTCGCGCTTCTTCTCGCCGGCCGTGGTCAAGGAGATCGTCCGGCACAAGGACGACGTGAACCTGGGGAGCACGCGGCGGCGGATGACGGTCCTCTTCTCGGACATCCGGGGGTTTACCTCCATGTCGGAGAAGATGGCCCCGGAGGAGGTCGTGACGTTCCTTCGCGAGTATCTCACGGAGATGACCGAGGCAGTGTTCAAGCACGGCGGGACCGTGGACAAGTACATCGGCGACGCCATCATGGCCCTCTACAACGTGCCCTTCTACCAGCCCGACCACGCGGAGCGCGCCGTGCGGACCGCCCTCGAGTTCCAGCAGCGCCTGCGCCCGCTCGCCGCCCGCTTTCATGCCAAGTACGGCGGCGACCTCCGCTGCGGGGTCGGCGTCAACACCGGCGACGCCGTCGTGGGGACCATCGGGGCGGAGCAACGGCTCGAGTACACGGCCATCGGGGACGCGATCAACCTGGGCTCCCGGCTGGAGAGCGTCACCAAGGACTTCAAGGTCTCCATCGTCATCAGCGAGTCCACCTACCAGGAGGTTCAGGGCCAGTTCGTCACGCGCTACCTCGGCGAGGTGAGGGTGAAGGGGAAGGAGATCCCGGTCAAGATCTACGAAGTCGCCGAGGCGGACGCTCGCCGGGAACTCCGGCTCCCGATGGACACCTCGGTCACCATCTCCGACGGCGAGATCTCCGTCCTCGCATCGGTCAGTGACCTGAGCCTGAGCGGCATGGCGGCGCGGGGGCTGCCCAAGCAGTTCGCCGAGGGGCAGGTCGTCGACATCCGCCTCGAGCTCCCCGCCCTCCCGCAGCCGGTAGACGTCAAGGGGGAAGTCTCCTGGAGCGTCGAGGATCGGGCCGGGTTCCGCTTCCTCGAGATCAAGCCCGCCGATCAGGCGGCGATCGCTGAGTTGGTGTCCGGGCGTGGGGCCCCGGCCCCCGAGGCGTGA
- a CDS encoding superoxide dismutase family protein produces MKYTAVVFGGLLLFGLVACGAAAAQTAKAELRNPEGKVVGRATLTEEAQGVKIAVEVFGLPFGPRGFHIHAVGKCDPPGFTSAGGHFNPHGKKHGLRSPEGPHAGDLPNMVVWPDGTAKFEVVAPHVTLGAGTHSLFHPGGTALVIHADVDDERTDPTGNAGGRIACGVITK; encoded by the coding sequence ATGAAGTACACGGCGGTCGTTTTCGGGGGATTGCTCCTGTTCGGTCTGGTGGCCTGCGGCGCGGCTGCCGCCCAGACTGCGAAGGCCGAGCTGCGCAACCCGGAGGGAAAGGTCGTCGGTCGGGCGACGCTCACGGAGGAGGCGCAGGGCGTCAAGATCGCGGTGGAGGTGTTCGGCCTCCCGTTCGGCCCCCGGGGGTTCCACATCCACGCGGTCGGCAAGTGTGACCCGCCGGGCTTCACGTCGGCGGGCGGCCACTTCAACCCGCACGGCAAGAAGCACGGGCTCAGGAGCCCGGAGGGGCCCCACGCGGGGGACCTGCCGAACATGGTGGTCTGGCCGGACGGGACGGCGAAGTTCGAGGTCGTGGCGCCGCACGTGACGCTCGGGGCGGGGACGCACTCCCTCTTTCACCCGGGCGGCACAGCGCTCGTGATCCACGCCGACGTGGACGACGAGCGGACGGACCCCACCGGGAACGCCGGCGGGCGTATCGCGTGCGGCGTCATCACGAAGTAG
- a CDS encoding HAMP domain-containing protein, producing the protein MALPDLLRHHLRAKVLSLILAILVLGFGVLVILNIRREAELLVAGNQETARLLAGSIHRSIENGMLEGRPDIIRRLVHELKSELKDVRQLDVYRRNGVEAFTDLETVNEVSRLGGIGPDVVARISKMRREPGMRISHPLFTRAVETMVPQEAYEMVDGGRMLTLFRPLRNLEDCQGCHGQDHQVRGVLRVSLGLDKLDAALRAARNRQIGVALLTILGVTGALVVFMGRVVLQPIARVAAAARRIGSGDFGARVSVRSRDEIGELGRVINDMADRLKTAHDDLEARNAELAEALQSLKESMRKVELLEQVKGELSKFVPESVKRLLEKDPEARELEKREADVSVLFLDIEGYTKLSEQLPPQRLNRLIQDYFSSFLAIIRANQGDVNETAGDGLMVIFQSEGSLTRHAQNAAASAFQIQVKLAELNREFEGVYPPITIHVGINSGPALVGATKLDAAGGGRWTFTASGSTTNLAARVAALAKGGEIMVGPETAERIKGQYVLEDTGEHRLKNVTEPVRVFRLVPPGVYSKVVA; encoded by the coding sequence ATGGCTCTGCCCGACCTCCTTCGGCATCACCTCCGGGCCAAGGTCCTCTCGCTGATCCTCGCCATCCTCGTCCTCGGGTTCGGCGTCCTCGTGATCCTGAACATCCGGCGGGAAGCGGAGCTGCTGGTTGCCGGGAACCAGGAGACGGCGCGCCTCCTGGCCGGGTCGATCCACCGCAGCATCGAGAACGGCATGCTCGAGGGGCGCCCGGACATCATCCGGCGGCTCGTCCACGAGCTGAAGAGCGAGCTGAAGGACGTACGCCAGCTCGACGTGTACCGCCGGAACGGCGTCGAGGCGTTCACCGACCTCGAGACGGTGAACGAGGTGAGCCGCCTGGGCGGCATCGGGCCGGACGTGGTTGCGCGCATCTCGAAGATGCGCCGGGAGCCGGGGATGCGGATCAGCCACCCGCTCTTCACCCGCGCGGTAGAGACCATGGTGCCCCAGGAGGCCTACGAGATGGTGGACGGCGGCCGCATGCTGACGCTCTTCCGGCCGCTGCGGAACCTGGAGGACTGCCAGGGGTGCCACGGCCAGGACCACCAGGTCCGTGGGGTGCTCCGGGTCAGCCTCGGGCTCGACAAGCTGGACGCGGCGCTCCGGGCGGCCCGGAACCGCCAGATCGGCGTCGCGCTCCTCACGATCCTGGGGGTGACCGGAGCCCTCGTCGTGTTCATGGGCCGCGTGGTCCTCCAACCCATTGCGCGGGTCGCGGCCGCCGCGCGCCGGATCGGCAGCGGCGACTTCGGGGCGCGCGTGAGCGTGCGGAGTCGGGACGAGATCGGGGAGCTTGGCCGGGTCATCAACGACATGGCAGACCGCCTGAAGACGGCCCACGATGACCTGGAGGCGCGCAACGCCGAGCTGGCGGAGGCGCTCCAGAGCCTCAAGGAGTCGATGCGGAAGGTGGAGCTGCTCGAGCAGGTCAAAGGGGAGCTCTCCAAGTTCGTCCCCGAGTCGGTGAAGCGCCTGCTCGAGAAGGACCCGGAGGCGCGGGAGCTGGAGAAGCGGGAGGCGGACGTCTCGGTGCTGTTCCTGGACATCGAGGGCTATACCAAGCTCTCGGAGCAGCTTCCGCCGCAGCGGCTCAACCGGCTGATCCAGGATTACTTCTCCAGCTTCCTCGCGATCATCCGGGCGAACCAGGGCGACGTCAACGAGACGGCGGGCGACGGCCTGATGGTGATCTTCCAGAGCGAGGGCAGCCTCACGCGGCACGCCCAGAACGCCGCCGCCTCGGCCTTCCAGATCCAGGTGAAGCTGGCCGAGCTGAACCGCGAGTTCGAGGGCGTGTACCCGCCGATCACGATTCACGTGGGGATCAACAGCGGCCCGGCGCTCGTCGGCGCGACGAAGCTCGACGCGGCGGGCGGTGGCCGCTGGACCTTCACCGCGTCGGGCTCCACGACGAACCTGGCCGCGCGGGTCGCCGCCCTGGCCAAGGGCGGGGAGATCATGGTCGGGCCCGAGACGGCCGAGCGGATCAAGGGCCAGTATGTCCTCGAGGACACGGGCGAGCACCGGCTGAAGAACGTCACCGAACCGGTGCGGGTCTTCCGCCTGGTGCCGCCGGGGGTCTACTCGAAGGTCGTCGCGTGA